The genomic interval attttttcctgtttttctttttctgaaaaaatattacattattacGCAAAAGCTTTTGATTAAACCAACTTTTATTTGCCTGTGGAATGCAGTAATTGTCTGTGTTCCTGCTTGTGTTGAGTCACTGCTGCTGCGTTCAACACAGGCAGCTGCATTGTAACTGTTTGTATTACAATGTAATGTTTCCGGCAAATGTAATGTTTGGGACACATGATTTTTCCCACACAAAGATTAAACACCAGATGCAACGAAAGAATGTAATGTTTTTATGGACTCGTGGGTTATACCGTACAAACTAATTGGTTAATTCGTTTTTGGAATGCAATAGAtggttttttttaaactaatattatttatttttccataatttatataaacttGTTTCTTTGCCTATAACAAGACAAAAGATCTCCAGTAGTCTACCGTCATAATTTCTTCAAtgctatattattaatttgaagatCTATGCTGAAATAGATATTTCATTATAATCTCATGGTCTTAAGGAGATAAACctattgaaatatgttttattgaaaagtgGTATTGTTTGCAGAATAGAATTTAGGGGAAAGAAATTCAGAGAGCAACCGGTCTCAATTGGcaatcaaatttataatttcttccaacttctagtaaaaaaatttagaagcaTAACttataaaatgcattaattgATCCtgtattttcatatttgttcaggctttgttaatattttgttgatgtttttttttatttattattttccatattCAGAATGGACCATGATAGTAGCTTTGCAGAAACCCCATCGATTGGGACCAACAGCGAGATGGACGATTCTTGCTCAAGTATGACTCATAACAGTGAGGCGGACCAGTTTATGCTGACATATCCTTCTAGTGGAGATGAAGCGGCAATGCAGGAGGTTAACCTTATTTATATGATGCACTCAACAACTGAATTATGGCCACGTCGGGTTCCAATGCCCCATCACAATATAGGTCTACGAGGGGATTAGTATATTCAAGCGGTGTTAAACGAAAACCCAGTGAGTTGCAAAGAGATGTTTCGAATGGAAGTGCCAGCATTCCGGTATATATGCGACCTGCTACGGGGGTCATTAATTATGGACCTGACAAAGAGGGTGTCAGTAGGCATGTTTTGCCATCTCGTTGGCCATGCACAAGGTCAATGGATCGTAGGGGACCGATTCCAACATTCTAGCGAAACTATTAACCGACACACAAAGGCGGTCATGCGATCGCTAGCTAGGTTGGACTGTGATTAGGCTGACACACAATCATGGGGTCCATCCTTACATTGCGGGTAACCATCACAATTATCCATGGTTTGAGGTAAtgaattttcaagatttttttaatgcataaatgCTTATTTCATAACATTTACTTTTAAGTTTTCTTTGCTTTTGGTGAAGTGGAATGGAATAGAAtagaagataaatgatatttcatgcgtaaatattttataattatttaaaaaaaattgaataaatatgaaattgatacaaataaaaattaattttttaataatcaattcTATTCTTTCCAAACTTGAAGATTCCACATTTGACATTACTCATTATGTCAGATTTCCTGCCAAATTTAAtgcaatgatttcttttatagatggtttataataaaaaaatattcaaattgaatataataatatttattaaatactaaatattatctgaaaaatgtcgATCAACTAATactagatttattttatgtagcTAACATTTTAGGACCTAGAATGTGGACATAAACTCTATATTCAATACTTAGATGTGTTTTCTGATATATGTGATTGTAGAAATGTCTTGGTGCATTGGACGACACAATGATTTCAGCTGCTGCACCAGCTCGTCTTTCAAACGCATATAGAAATCGTTATAATCGGATTGCACAAAAAGTTTTATGCTTATGTGAATTCGTTATGAAGTTCACGTTTGTGTATACTGGATGGGAGGGCACAGCCCATGATGCACGAGTTTTTCCGGATGCCCTGAGTCGAGCGCGGAATGGATTTCCATGCCCAGATCCAAGTACGTGAAATGTTTGGTGGTATTGGAAGGTAGATGCAGAAAAATCGTTGATGAATTTTTTGCTCAAATACATTCCAGGGACATTTCTAAGACAAGTTATAACTCAGTATAAATCCATGTTATGCAGGATATTATTATCTTGTTGATTCAGCATTTCCTTGCATTGAGAAGTTTATGACGCCATATCCACGAGAGAGGTATCATCGATCTGCACGTTTTGGTGCCCGTCAATTCCGAggttataaagattattttaactttCGTCATTCATCGTTGCACAATGTAATCGAGTGCACATTCGCATTGTTGAAAAATCGGTTTATGTTATTGGAAGCGATGCCTTGATATCGCCCAAACAGGCAAAGGATGATCGTTACCGCATGTTGTACACTGCACAACCTGATTAAAACGGTAACACCGAATGATGAGTTCATTCAGCATGCATTGGGGCTTCAGTTGAATGGGGAAAGTATGCCTGGGGGAGAGGATGTGAGCTCGACAGAAGAAGTGGCAGACATGTCCCATGAGTCAGCCAGAGCTATGGCTGCACAGAGAGATGGGATCATGATTCCTTTGTGGGAGAACTGGAATGGGGGATGAATGTGTATTGCATATTTTCTAATTCTTGGTACTTGCATGTTCAATTTTAAGTGGTTTGGAGTGATTCCACGTCTATGATGTTCCTGTTTgtattaaaaaactttaaaaatcatGTTTACCAATGTTATTGTCTATCATTTTTTTGTAAACATATTTGGTTGTTTGGTTCACTTAAGAACCTAATGTAAAAGGGAGCAgatgaaaagtaaaatatagaGCATGGGCGGAATTAATGGAGTTTCCAACAAGTAATACTACTAATAGACAACAAAAgaagtaattataaaattatagaagtGACCGACCCAGTGAAGAGTACACCACCATAGTGGACAAGTTTTTGACATTAATGTAGCATTAAACGGTTTACATTATCATTaactttgagaaatttaaaacaaactAATGAggcaataaataaaacccaagaCTCAATCAAGGCATATTTGTACTTGTTCTTCATAGCTTCAAATCTTTGATGTTCTATTTTTGCACGTTCATCTGCGATCCTTTCATTCC from Juglans regia cultivar Chandler chromosome 2, Walnut 2.0, whole genome shotgun sequence carries:
- the LOC118347669 gene encoding uncharacterized protein LOC118347669 is translated as METPHDRDLWSDGFEDVLVDLLYEDTLMDRLRGGRITTADNVRLAERLSAIGPNKFNCDQVKGKIALLKRRQREFTDLMKQTGLGWDQERKAPVASEEYWANAISVRSSWKHYKTHGCPKYEQLCAIFGCSVATGTMGRASTDPAPDSDDERLLEEDMLTCGQPVTDQEHPPSPSGVPLHSSTPFSASYASGSRRRQRTLLTFQNAALQQQMIIVCVPACVESLLLRSTQAAALMDHDSSFAETPSIGTNSEMDDSCSSMTHNSEADQFMLTYPSSGDEAAMQEKCLGALDDTMISAAAPARLSNAYRNRYNRIAQKVLCLCEFVMKFTFVYTGWEGTAHDARVFPDALSRARNGFPCPDPRYYYLVDSAFPCIEKFMTPYPRERQRMIVTACCTLHNLIKTVTPNDEFIQHALGLQLNGESMPGGEDVSSTEEVADMSHESARAMAAQRDGIMIPLWENWNGG